The Thermoclostridium stercorarium subsp. stercorarium DSM 8532 genome contains a region encoding:
- a CDS encoding STAS domain-containing protein — protein MTLDITFKHENQVLTIYLKGELDHHAVSKIKDTIDLQLVRAPVKKLVLDLGEVSFMDSSGIGLIVGRYNRIRSLGGTMAIKNPGGNLLKILKMSGIDKLMKIS, from the coding sequence ATGACATTGGATATTACCTTTAAGCATGAAAACCAGGTTCTGACAATATACCTTAAGGGTGAACTGGATCACCACGCAGTATCCAAAATAAAGGATACCATTGATTTACAGCTGGTGAGAGCACCGGTGAAAAAGCTGGTTCTTGACCTGGGTGAAGTTTCATTTATGGACAGCTCGGGCATAGGACTGATAGTGGGAAGATACAACCGTATCAGAAGTTTGGGAGGAACGATGGCGATAAAAAATCCCGGCGGAAATCTTTTGAAAATACTGAAAATGTCCGGGATTGATAAACTGATGAAGATAAGCTGA
- the alaS gene encoding alanine--tRNA ligase, with product MQKFGLNELREKYLSFFESKGHLRLPSFSLVPENDPSVLLINAGMTPLKPYFTGQKIPPSRRVTTCQKCIRTPDIDNVGKTSRHATFFEMLGNFSFGDYFKKEAITWAWEFFTEVLGIPEERLYVSVYFEDDEAFDIWNKVVGLPKEKIFRMGKEDNFWEHGTGPCGPCSEIYFDRGKDKGCGKETCTVGCDCDRFIEVWNLVFSQFDRQEDGTYLPLKQKNIDTGMGLERLACVVQGVDNIFEVDTVRTVLDHVCRIAGVRYGEDYKKDVSIRVITDHIRGSSMLVSDGVLPSNEGRGYVLRRLIRRAARHGRLLGIKDAFLSELAETVINVSMGAYPHMDEKRDYIKKVISIEEEKFYNTIDQGMNILEEYVDELKRQGSDTISGSMVFKLHDTYGFPVDLTREIAQEHSMKIDENGFHEEMRKQKEKAREARLKKENSAWEKDLFSGGYKSVVTEFTGYNEYETEATVRFIVLDGKLVENAQMDDEVAVVLDRTPFYAESGGQVGDTGVITGDNFKMTVNDCKKTSDGKYLHYGKIESGMVQVNDRVIAKVDIERRKCTARNHTTTHILHRALKKILGDHVHQAGSLVAPDRLRFDFTHFSPLTEEQIEAVESEVNSVILSNYPVTVREMPLEEAKKAGATALFGEKYGDIVRVVSVGDYSMELCGGTHISSSGEAGLIKIIGESGIASGVRRIEALTGTGAISWYKNKERTLRKVAEIVKSTPDDTPFKVNNLVEEIKNLQKELNSIKDKLANQSVNDLLNKAEDVSGVKVLAARLDQLDMTALRNMADTLKNKLGASVVVLASGFDGKVSLVVSATKDAVSRGIHCGKIISEAAKAAGGGGGGRPDMAQAGGKDVNGIDNAVKIAVAKIKEQLG from the coding sequence ATGCAGAAATTTGGTTTGAATGAGTTAAGAGAAAAATATCTGTCCTTTTTTGAAAGCAAAGGCCATCTGAGGTTACCCAGTTTTTCTTTGGTACCCGAAAATGACCCGAGTGTTTTGTTGATTAATGCGGGAATGACGCCATTGAAGCCATATTTTACCGGTCAGAAAATTCCGCCGTCACGCAGGGTTACCACATGTCAGAAATGTATCCGCACGCCTGATATTGACAATGTGGGAAAGACATCACGGCATGCTACGTTTTTTGAAATGCTTGGTAATTTTTCCTTTGGTGATTATTTTAAGAAAGAAGCAATTACGTGGGCGTGGGAATTCTTTACCGAAGTTCTCGGGATTCCGGAAGAAAGGCTTTACGTTTCAGTATATTTTGAAGATGACGAAGCTTTTGACATATGGAACAAGGTAGTGGGTCTTCCAAAAGAGAAAATTTTCAGGATGGGCAAAGAGGATAATTTCTGGGAACATGGAACGGGTCCGTGCGGTCCGTGTTCTGAAATATATTTTGATCGCGGAAAGGATAAAGGATGCGGCAAGGAAACATGCACTGTAGGCTGTGACTGCGACCGTTTTATTGAGGTTTGGAATCTTGTGTTTTCGCAGTTTGACCGTCAGGAGGACGGGACGTATTTGCCTCTGAAGCAAAAGAATATCGATACGGGTATGGGACTGGAAAGACTGGCGTGTGTTGTTCAGGGCGTGGACAACATTTTTGAGGTTGATACCGTTCGGACGGTGCTGGACCATGTATGCCGCATAGCAGGGGTTAGGTACGGCGAGGATTATAAAAAGGATGTGTCAATACGGGTCATAACAGACCATATAAGAGGGTCTTCGATGCTGGTATCCGACGGTGTACTGCCTTCGAACGAAGGAAGAGGCTATGTTTTAAGAAGGCTTATCCGCCGGGCGGCAAGACATGGAAGGCTGCTTGGCATTAAAGACGCTTTCCTTTCAGAGCTTGCGGAAACCGTTATTAACGTTTCAATGGGAGCTTACCCGCACATGGATGAAAAGCGGGATTATATAAAAAAGGTAATATCCATTGAAGAAGAAAAATTCTACAATACAATAGATCAGGGCATGAATATACTGGAAGAATATGTAGACGAATTAAAGCGTCAGGGCAGTGATACAATAAGCGGCAGTATGGTTTTCAAACTCCATGACACCTATGGTTTTCCCGTTGACCTTACACGCGAAATAGCCCAGGAACATTCCATGAAAATAGACGAGAACGGTTTCCACGAGGAAATGAGAAAACAGAAGGAAAAAGCTCGTGAGGCCCGTCTGAAAAAAGAAAATTCTGCATGGGAAAAGGATCTGTTCAGCGGGGGATATAAATCTGTCGTCACTGAATTTACAGGTTATAATGAATATGAAACAGAAGCGACTGTCAGGTTCATTGTCCTTGATGGAAAGCTTGTGGAAAATGCACAGATGGACGACGAGGTTGCCGTTGTTCTCGACAGAACTCCGTTTTATGCTGAAAGCGGTGGTCAGGTAGGCGATACCGGTGTTATAACCGGCGATAATTTTAAGATGACGGTTAACGACTGCAAGAAGACATCGGACGGGAAATACCTGCATTACGGGAAAATAGAATCGGGAATGGTGCAGGTTAATGACAGGGTAATTGCAAAAGTGGACATTGAAAGAAGAAAGTGCACCGCAAGGAATCATACCACAACCCATATACTTCACAGGGCGCTGAAAAAGATTCTGGGGGATCATGTGCATCAGGCAGGTTCCTTGGTTGCACCCGACAGGCTGAGGTTTGACTTTACCCATTTTTCACCGCTTACAGAGGAGCAAATTGAAGCCGTGGAAAGTGAGGTAAACAGTGTAATTCTTTCCAATTATCCTGTTACAGTACGCGAAATGCCCCTTGAAGAAGCGAAAAAAGCAGGTGCGACCGCATTGTTCGGGGAAAAGTACGGCGACATTGTCCGGGTTGTTTCGGTCGGGGACTACAGTATGGAATTATGCGGCGGCACGCATATCAGTTCATCGGGAGAAGCAGGCCTCATCAAGATTATTGGCGAAAGCGGCATTGCGTCGGGAGTAAGGAGAATTGAAGCACTCACAGGTACCGGTGCTATTTCGTGGTACAAAAACAAGGAAAGGACGTTAAGAAAAGTAGCTGAGATAGTTAAATCGACTCCTGATGACACACCTTTTAAGGTTAATAATTTGGTGGAAGAAATCAAGAATTTACAGAAGGAGCTTAACTCTATCAAGGACAAGTTGGCAAATCAGTCGGTTAATGATTTGCTGAACAAAGCAGAAGATGTTTCTGGTGTAAAGGTACTTGCTGCAAGGCTGGATCAGCTTGACATGACTGCACTCAGAAACATGGCTGATACACTG
- a CDS encoding SigF/SigG family RNA polymerase sporulation sigma factor yields MKDKNTEAKNLDERTLELIIRAQKGDKEAQNILVEENIGLVWSLVKRFKGRDVETEDIFQVGCIGLIKAIKKFDPGFDVKFSTYAVPMILGEIKRFFRDDGAIKVSRAMKELGQKANMVKEQIEKTSGKTPTIHELAEKLNVEPEELVQAIEAGYQPESLYRTIGESDNHPMYLIDRLMLEEADSGETAILERLSLSKALQHLDERSRQIIFLRYFKEETQQMVAEKMGISQVQVSRLEKKIMEELRNKFL; encoded by the coding sequence GTGAAGGATAAGAATACCGAAGCAAAAAATCTGGATGAGAGAACGTTAGAACTGATAATAAGAGCGCAAAAAGGCGACAAGGAAGCTCAGAACATACTGGTTGAGGAAAATATCGGGCTGGTGTGGAGCCTGGTAAAGCGTTTCAAGGGCCGCGACGTAGAAACCGAGGATATTTTCCAGGTAGGTTGCATTGGGCTTATCAAGGCCATAAAAAAGTTTGATCCCGGTTTCGATGTCAAGTTTTCAACTTACGCGGTTCCGATGATTCTGGGGGAAATAAAGCGTTTTTTCAGGGATGACGGTGCCATCAAGGTAAGCCGGGCTATGAAAGAGCTTGGGCAAAAGGCCAACATGGTAAAGGAGCAAATTGAAAAGACCAGCGGCAAGACCCCGACAATTCATGAACTGGCTGAAAAACTCAACGTCGAGCCTGAAGAATTGGTTCAGGCCATTGAAGCAGGTTACCAGCCCGAATCCCTTTACAGAACGATTGGGGAAAGTGACAATCACCCGATGTATTTAATTGACCGCCTGATGCTGGAGGAGGCTGATTCGGGTGAGACAGCCATACTTGAGCGCTTGTCGCTTTCAAAGGCTTTGCAGCATCTTGACGAGAGATCAAGGCAAATAATCTTTCTGAGGTATTTTAAGGAAGAAACCCAGCAGATGGTGGCTGAAAAAATGGGAATTTCGCAGGTGCAGGTTTCAAGGCTTGAAAAAAAGATTATGGAAGAATTGAGGAACAAATTTTTATAA
- a CDS encoding DUF1015 domain-containing protein — protein MVNRFREDLGIDISSVLIPKKGISLEKWAVIACDQYTSEPEYWENVDKFVGDSPSTLRLIFPEVYLERENNTQKKLRIDRINRTMREYLENNYFDEIKDSFIYIERTLRNGKIRKGLLFAIDLELYDYTKGSSSLIRATEGTILDRLPPRIQIRENACLELPHIMILVDDPGMSVIEPLSDCKHKMNKLYSFDLMMNGGHIEGYQVNNPELLIGIYESLMNLKSRENFIKKYEYDTSSPVSPMLFAVGDGNHSLATAKACWEKLKNSLTESEKLIHPARFALVELVNIHDPALQFEPIHRILFNVDSGKVLNSFVNFYGDMGRRCGYEYTNGIKHVPVSDKRRHIIPFLSETKTGYLWVDDPAFTIDVGTLQHFLDHYIQENPEAAIDYVHGSEVVEKLGRKAGNMGFLLSPMNKSDLFMTVIKDGALPRKTFSMGEAVEKRYYLECRKIIPDYLR, from the coding sequence ATGGTAAACAGATTCAGAGAAGATCTGGGAATTGACATATCTTCGGTACTGATTCCTAAGAAAGGCATATCCCTTGAAAAATGGGCCGTTATCGCCTGCGATCAATACACTTCGGAACCTGAATATTGGGAAAATGTGGACAAGTTTGTAGGTGACTCCCCTTCAACTCTGCGCCTTATTTTTCCTGAGGTATATCTTGAAAGGGAAAACAATACTCAAAAAAAACTGAGAATTGACAGAATAAACCGGACAATGAGGGAATATCTTGAAAATAATTATTTTGACGAAATAAAGGATTCATTTATATATATTGAAAGAACGCTGCGAAACGGAAAAATAAGAAAAGGTCTGTTATTTGCAATTGATTTGGAACTTTATGACTACACAAAAGGTTCCAGCAGTTTAATCCGGGCCACCGAAGGGACAATTCTTGACAGGCTTCCGCCAAGGATACAGATTCGAGAAAATGCGTGCCTTGAACTTCCGCATATAATGATTTTGGTTGATGACCCCGGAATGTCGGTTATTGAGCCGCTGTCAGACTGCAAACACAAAATGAATAAACTGTATTCCTTTGATCTTATGATGAACGGCGGTCATATAGAAGGCTACCAGGTAAACAACCCGGAATTGCTCATCGGTATATATGAAAGCCTGATGAACCTTAAGTCACGGGAAAACTTCATCAAGAAATACGAATACGATACCAGTTCTCCGGTAAGTCCGATGCTTTTTGCCGTCGGCGACGGGAACCATTCTCTTGCAACGGCAAAAGCGTGCTGGGAAAAACTCAAGAACTCCCTTACCGAAAGCGAAAAACTGATCCATCCTGCCAGGTTTGCCCTTGTCGAGCTTGTGAATATCCACGATCCGGCGCTTCAGTTTGAACCAATACACAGAATTCTTTTTAACGTGGATTCCGGAAAAGTTCTGAACTCCTTTGTAAACTTTTACGGTGATATGGGCAGACGCTGTGGGTATGAATATACAAACGGCATTAAACATGTCCCGGTGTCTGATAAAAGAAGACATATTATACCTTTCCTCAGCGAAACGAAAACAGGGTATCTGTGGGTTGATGATCCCGCTTTTACTATTGACGTGGGTACACTTCAGCATTTCCTTGACCATTATATTCAGGAAAATCCTGAAGCAGCTATAGATTACGTTCACGGCAGCGAAGTGGTTGAAAAATTGGGCAGAAAAGCCGGTAATATGGGCTTTCTCCTTTCGCCCATGAACAAAAGCGATCTTTTCATGACGGTCATTAAAGACGGAGCACTGCCCAGAAAAACCTTTTCAATGGGTGAAGCCGTGGAAAAACGGTACTATCTAGAATGCAGAAAAATTATCCCTGACTATTTGCGGTAA
- the whiA gene encoding DNA-binding protein WhiA: MSFSSDIKDELCRLHNEKPCCAFHELAGILRTGLIIREIGKKNHLLFITEHASVSRTVYSRVKEMVPDGVEISGEKTTRFKRHMVYRLDFTGITERDDGIRLLDSVGMNVNLPQQKVEYTKLDIKNKCCIRAYLRGGFLAVGSVSNPDKSYHIELSFINGLIADEFMSYMEFFELKPRIIQRKNYDIVYMKEGQDIVDFLNVINAHNALLEMENIRILKDMRNQVNRIVNCETANLEKTVNASLKQVSYIKYIDERIGIENLPEGLKEIARLRMENPEASLSELGKMLKPELGKSGVNHRMRKLQQIATDLMEKGK; encoded by the coding sequence ATGTCATTTTCGTCCGACATCAAGGATGAACTATGCAGATTACACAACGAAAAGCCATGCTGTGCTTTTCACGAACTTGCGGGCATTTTGAGGACAGGCCTTATAATCCGTGAAATAGGTAAAAAAAATCATCTTTTGTTTATAACCGAGCACGCCTCGGTTTCAAGAACGGTATACAGCAGGGTTAAGGAAATGGTGCCCGATGGTGTGGAAATAAGCGGAGAGAAGACAACGCGCTTCAAAAGGCATATGGTGTACAGGCTGGATTTTACGGGAATAACCGAAAGGGATGACGGTATCAGACTGCTCGATTCTGTAGGAATGAACGTCAATCTGCCACAGCAGAAAGTTGAATATACTAAACTGGATATAAAGAACAAATGCTGTATCAGGGCTTACCTCAGGGGAGGCTTTCTTGCCGTTGGTTCGGTAAGCAACCCGGACAAGTCCTACCATATTGAATTGTCATTCATCAACGGCCTGATTGCCGATGAATTTATGAGTTATATGGAATTTTTTGAGCTCAAGCCCAGGATAATACAGCGTAAAAATTATGATATAGTTTATATGAAGGAAGGCCAGGATATTGTCGATTTTCTGAATGTTATTAACGCCCATAATGCGCTTCTGGAAATGGAAAACATACGGATACTGAAAGACATGAGAAACCAGGTCAACAGAATTGTCAACTGCGAAACTGCCAACCTTGAAAAAACGGTTAATGCATCGCTTAAACAGGTTTCGTATATAAAATATATCGATGAAAGAATAGGTATAGAAAACCTGCCCGAAGGTCTTAAAGAAATTGCAAGATTAAGGATGGAAAATCCTGAAGCAAGCCTTTCAGAACTTGGTAAAATGCTTAAACCCGAACTTGGAAAGTCCGGTGTCAATCATCGTATGAGGAAACTTCAACAAATAGCGACAGATTTAATGGAAAAGGGAAAATGA
- a CDS encoding AI-2E family transporter — translation MRINRWTRNGIAVGLVAGILFFALFFSREILRALLPLITGIIVSYILLPLVEWFENLKISRTTSILLSIFLSFAIILMIFIWLIPVLIENVRDLTKVLPELYNSALVSFTDFIHRNIPDNLRNDIMRETEKFFLNLQERFVSRLHDFISILPKKLSLIIDILIGWILSFYILKDKETIIESLKFVFPERYRNEAVCFLRDIHRIVVRFIQGQLLVAFIVGIIEALGLYIVGMPYAPLLGFIGGISNVIPYFGPYIGAVPAVSIALTISPWTTAATVLVFTIVQQIDNLYLSPRIIKEKLGLHPVTTIMSVTVGGRIFGFFGLIFAVPLVAVIKAAVNKIYRMISG, via the coding sequence GTGAGGATAAATCGGTGGACAAGGAATGGTATTGCCGTTGGTCTTGTGGCGGGAATTCTTTTTTTTGCACTGTTTTTCAGCAGGGAAATATTAAGAGCCCTACTTCCGCTCATAACGGGAATCATTGTATCATATATTCTGCTGCCACTGGTGGAATGGTTTGAGAATCTGAAAATTTCAAGAACAACAAGCATTCTGTTGTCAATTTTCCTGAGTTTTGCGATAATCCTGATGATATTCATATGGCTGATCCCTGTTTTGATTGAAAATGTCAGGGATCTTACAAAAGTTCTCCCCGAACTTTATAATTCTGCATTGGTAAGCTTCACTGATTTTATTCACAGAAACATACCCGACAATTTGCGCAATGATATTATGCGCGAAACCGAAAAATTTTTCCTTAACCTTCAGGAACGGTTCGTCAGCCGGCTACATGATTTCATTTCCATTCTGCCCAAAAAATTATCATTGATAATTGATATTCTTATTGGTTGGATATTATCATTCTATATATTAAAGGATAAGGAAACAATAATTGAAAGTCTGAAGTTTGTTTTTCCTGAAAGATACAGAAATGAGGCTGTATGTTTTCTTCGCGACATACACAGAATTGTTGTAAGATTTATCCAGGGTCAATTGCTTGTAGCATTTATTGTAGGCATTATTGAGGCGCTTGGCCTTTACATTGTCGGGATGCCTTACGCGCCTCTTCTCGGTTTTATCGGCGGGATATCCAATGTTATCCCGTATTTTGGCCCGTATATAGGAGCCGTACCCGCCGTTTCAATAGCCCTTACAATATCCCCGTGGACAACTGCAGCTACTGTTCTTGTTTTTACAATAGTTCAACAGATTGACAATTTATATCTCTCGCCAAGGATAATAAAAGAAAAACTGGGACTGCACCCGGTCACGACAATTATGTCGGTTACCGTGGGCGGAAGAATTTTCGGTTTCTTTGGCCTTATTTTTGCCGTGCCTCTGGTGGCTGTAATTAAAGCAGCAGTTAATAAAATTTACAGAATGATATCGGGGTAA
- a CDS encoding PRC-barrel domain-containing protein, which translates to MHYWSETVGASVFLDRDKIGQVEDSVIDPVNKAVEGFLLERKSTEIRYRFLPFTQIKEIKRDSIRLNSKSGIIVLAKDFKKSKILIRELMKKPIIDEKGEWIGRVVDVAFDENNGILREIIISGSVVDDLWLGRKKMPVLDRVEFSRELIQIDRDTKEKIIPLQKGLKKLLNMDSSK; encoded by the coding sequence ATGCATTACTGGTCCGAAACGGTGGGTGCGTCTGTTTTCCTGGACAGGGATAAGATAGGACAGGTGGAGGATTCTGTAATAGATCCGGTAAATAAGGCAGTGGAGGGTTTCTTACTGGAACGCAAAAGTACCGAAATAAGATACCGCTTTCTACCGTTTACGCAGATTAAGGAAATAAAGCGTGACAGCATCAGACTGAATAGTAAATCGGGCATAATTGTACTGGCCAAGGATTTTAAAAAAAGTAAAATTCTTATAAGAGAGCTGATGAAAAAACCAATAATTGATGAAAAGGGCGAATGGATCGGGCGCGTTGTGGATGTTGCCTTTGATGAAAACAACGGTATATTGCGGGAAATAATAATATCGGGAAGTGTTGTGGACGATCTTTGGTTGGGCAGAAAAAAAATGCCTGTGCTGGACAGGGTTGAATTTTCGAGAGAATTAATTCAGATTGACAGGGATACGAAAGAAAAAATAATCCCTCTTCAAAAAGGTCTGAAAAAACTGCTAAATATGGATTCTTCAAAATAA
- a CDS encoding ribose-phosphate diphosphokinase, whose product MPGDETEIKIFAGSSSINFAEKMCKYLGTELGKSQAIKFSEGNTFVKILEKVRDKDVYIVQTIGLNPNDDFMELLFWIDAFKRSSAASVTAIIPYFSYAKGDKKDEPRVSIRARVCADCLEITGVDRIVTMDLHSPQIQGFFKKPVDHLYGFPILCEYIKSKNIENTVVVSPDAGFAKNARKIATILKAPVAIGDKIRTDHNEKAQVLEIIGDVKGKNAIIVDDFTISCGTLIDTARALKENGAEKIYACVTHALLREKGLKALEESDIEELIVTDTVENPMVSGHPKIKVVSVAPLFAEAVKIIHNRESLSRLFDNI is encoded by the coding sequence ATGCCCGGTGATGAAACGGAGATTAAAATATTTGCCGGGAGTTCAAGCATAAACTTCGCAGAAAAAATGTGTAAATATCTGGGAACCGAACTTGGAAAATCCCAGGCAATAAAGTTCTCAGAGGGCAATACTTTCGTAAAGATCCTCGAAAAAGTCAGGGATAAGGATGTGTACATTGTCCAAACCATTGGCTTAAATCCGAATGACGATTTCATGGAACTTCTGTTCTGGATTGACGCGTTCAAGCGTTCCAGTGCCGCTTCGGTAACGGCGATTATCCCATATTTCAGTTATGCAAAGGGAGACAAGAAGGATGAACCGAGAGTTTCAATCAGAGCAAGGGTCTGTGCTGATTGCCTTGAAATAACGGGAGTTGACCGGATTGTGACAATGGATCTTCACAGTCCGCAAATCCAGGGTTTTTTCAAAAAACCCGTCGATCACTTGTACGGATTTCCGATTTTATGTGAATACATCAAATCAAAAAACATTGAGAACACAGTCGTGGTGTCTCCCGATGCCGGCTTTGCTAAGAACGCGAGAAAAATTGCCACAATCCTTAAGGCTCCTGTGGCCATAGGTGACAAAATACGCACCGATCATAACGAAAAGGCGCAAGTTCTTGAGATTATCGGGGATGTTAAAGGAAAAAATGCAATAATCGTCGATGATTTTACCATTTCCTGCGGAACGCTGATAGATACGGCGCGGGCATTAAAGGAAAACGGTGCTGAAAAAATATATGCATGCGTAACCCATGCACTTTTACGGGAAAAGGGGCTTAAGGCACTGGAAGAAAGCGATATTGAAGAGCTGATAGTAACCGACACCGTAGAAAATCCGATGGTTTCCGGGCATCCAAAGATAAAGGTGGTATCTGTCGCGCCACTTTTTGCAGAGGCGGTGAAAATTATTCATAACAGGGAGTCATTGAGCCGGCTGTTTGACAATATATAA
- a CDS encoding amidase domain-containing protein, producing MPGNMKLYPYNRHAAIEYAHKWAFGRNPAYYDFSKLGGDCTNFVSQCLYAGCRVMNTKPVYGWYYFDSYNRTASWTGVQYLYEFLTKNNGPGPFAVEVPLSETEPGDIIQLSFDGSSFRHSLFIVETGKIPDLDNVKIATHTIDRDYYPLSNYAFKKYRCLHIEGYRK from the coding sequence ATGCCGGGGAATATGAAACTGTACCCATACAACAGACATGCTGCGATAGAATATGCCCATAAATGGGCATTTGGCAGGAATCCGGCCTATTATGATTTCAGTAAACTTGGCGGCGACTGCACCAATTTTGTTTCGCAGTGCCTTTATGCAGGATGCAGGGTAATGAATACCAAACCGGTATACGGTTGGTATTACTTTGACAGTTATAATCGCACCGCTTCATGGACCGGTGTGCAGTATCTTTACGAATTCCTTACAAAAAACAATGGTCCAGGGCCTTTTGCCGTGGAAGTTCCGCTTTCCGAAACAGAACCCGGGGATATAATCCAGCTTTCTTTCGACGGTTCGTCCTTCAGGCATTCGCTGTTCATTGTTGAAACCGGGAAAATCCCCGACTTAGATAATGTAAAGATTGCCACGCACACCATTGACAGGGATTATTATCCGCTGTCAAACTATGCGTTTAAAAAATACAGGTGTCTTCATATAGAAGGTTACCGCAAATAG
- the spoIIAB gene encoding anti-sigma F factor, whose translation MQPINRMKIEFDSKSTNEAFARVVVAAFAAQLDPTLEDLADLKTAVSEAVTNAIIHGYEQKPGTIYMECILYPDRITVIVEDHGVGIEDIEKARTPAFTTKPELERSGMGFSVMESFVDSLQIESEKGKGTRVIMTKKFLRG comes from the coding sequence ATGCAGCCAATTAACAGGATGAAAATTGAATTTGACAGCAAATCAACCAATGAGGCTTTTGCGAGAGTAGTGGTTGCTGCGTTTGCAGCACAGCTGGATCCGACTCTGGAGGATTTGGCCGATCTAAAAACCGCTGTGTCCGAAGCCGTGACCAATGCCATAATACACGGTTATGAACAGAAACCCGGAACCATTTACATGGAGTGCATACTGTACCCTGACAGAATAACGGTTATAGTGGAAGATCATGGCGTTGGGATAGAAGATATAGAGAAGGCAAGAACACCTGCCTTTACCACAAAACCGGAACTTGAAAGATCGGGAATGGGGTTTTCGGTAATGGAAAGTTTTGTGGACAGCCTCCAGATTGAGTCGGAAAAAGGAAAAGGAACAAGGGTAATCATGACTAAGAAGTTTTTACGCGGTTAA